From Maritimibacter sp. DP1N21-5, a single genomic window includes:
- a CDS encoding DUF6527 family protein, translating to MARIGSKLRSLEGGRVAFKCPGCGYMHHVRVEGEGRPMWSFNGNPDAPTFSPSILVTYDGADAGIEDAPPARCHSYVTDGRIQFLNDCTHDLRGQTVDLPDLDTP from the coding sequence ATGGCGCGTATCGGCTCGAAACTCCGTTCCCTCGAAGGCGGGCGGGTCGCGTTCAAGTGTCCTGGCTGCGGATACATGCATCACGTCCGGGTCGAGGGCGAGGGGCGTCCAATGTGGTCGTTCAACGGCAATCCTGACGCGCCCACTTTCTCGCCGTCGATCCTCGTCACCTATGACGGTGCCGATGCGGGGATCGAGGACGCACCTCCGGCGCGCTGCCATTCGTATGTCACCGATGGCCGCATCCAGTTTCTGAACGACTGCACCCACGATCTGCGCGGGCAGACGGTCGATCTGCCCGATCTGGATACGCCATGA